Proteins co-encoded in one Alphaproteobacteria bacterium genomic window:
- a CDS encoding dCTP deaminase, whose product MPIQPDHWIRDRALKDKMIEPFVENLKRENVISYGLSSYGYDARVADEFKIFTNVDSAIVDPKDFSPKSFVDRKTDVCIIPPNSFVLARTVEYFRIPRDTLVICLGKSTYARCGIIVNVTPLEPEWEGHVTLEFSNTTPLPAKIYANEGACQFLFLKGESMCEVSYGDRKGKYMGQTGVTLPKVESKKSA is encoded by the coding sequence ATGCCCATTCAACCCGACCATTGGATCCGCGACCGCGCGCTCAAAGACAAGATGATTGAGCCGTTCGTCGAGAACCTGAAACGCGAAAACGTGATTTCTTACGGCTTGTCGTCGTATGGATATGACGCGCGCGTGGCTGACGAATTCAAGATTTTCACCAATGTGGATTCCGCCATCGTCGACCCGAAAGACTTCAGCCCCAAAAGCTTCGTCGACCGTAAAACAGACGTGTGCATCATTCCGCCAAATTCGTTCGTGCTCGCACGTACCGTTGAATATTTCCGCATCCCACGTGATACTCTGGTCATCTGCCTTGGCAAATCGACCTATGCGCGTTGCGGTATCATCGTGAACGTGACACCTCTGGAGCCAGAGTGGGAAGGCCATGTGACGTTGGAGTTTTCTAACACCACACCCCTGCCCGCGAAGATCTATGCCAACGAGGGTGCTTGCCAGTTCCTCTTCCTCAAAGGCGAGTCGATGTGCGAAGTCTCTTACGGTGACCGTAAAGGCAAATATATGGGTCAAACTGGCGTGACCCTACCAAAGGTAGAGTCGAAAAAATCCGCGTAA
- a CDS encoding impB/mucB/samB family protein, translated as MQPLRFLFIDFNSYFASVEQQLKPDLRGEPVIVVPVMTDATSAIAASYEAKALSIKTGTPVYEAKRICKHLKIVEANHEHYVRFHDRLHEIVHRVIPVSYVASIDEFGCELMGDECEEEKAINIAGRIKDAIRHEAGKYIRCSIGIAPNRYLAKVACDLQKPDGLTVIRHADIPAKLMALAPRDLPGIGYNMEQRLLQHGIRSFADIWKLEPKHMRRIWHSVAGEQLYYRLRGVEIPDAPTHTSTIGHSHVLAPEWRAIEAAHIVAQRLVLKAASRLRRKAYHARFLDLSVRIENGARVAYRAEFPLAADSMQFMRALECLWRQLLQEMNPARLKKISVTLHGLQADTAIQPTLFDAMEAGNPQRADRLERASKAMDRLNAKFGRDTVAMGFLPKTSSQFSGTKIAFSRVPELAEFHE; from the coding sequence ATGCAGCCACTACGTTTTCTATTCATTGATTTCAACAGCTACTTCGCTTCAGTCGAGCAACAATTAAAGCCCGATTTGCGCGGCGAGCCTGTGATTGTCGTACCCGTGATGACGGATGCCACAAGCGCCATCGCAGCCAGCTATGAGGCCAAGGCACTTAGCATTAAGACTGGCACGCCAGTCTATGAGGCCAAGCGTATCTGTAAGCATCTCAAAATCGTTGAGGCCAATCACGAGCACTATGTACGTTTCCACGATAGGCTGCACGAGATTGTGCATCGCGTGATTCCTGTTTCCTATGTTGCATCGATTGATGAATTTGGGTGCGAGCTGATGGGTGATGAGTGCGAAGAGGAAAAAGCGATCAACATCGCAGGGCGCATCAAGGATGCAATACGCCATGAAGCAGGAAAATACATACGTTGCTCGATTGGAATCGCACCGAATCGCTATTTGGCAAAAGTTGCCTGCGACCTGCAAAAACCCGATGGCCTTACCGTGATTCGCCACGCAGATATACCTGCCAAACTCATGGCACTTGCACCGCGTGACTTGCCTGGTATCGGCTATAATATGGAGCAGCGCTTGCTACAGCATGGCATTCGAAGTTTTGCCGATATCTGGAAGCTCGAGCCAAAGCATATGCGCAGAATATGGCATTCCGTGGCGGGCGAGCAGCTTTATTATCGCCTGCGCGGGGTCGAGATTCCCGATGCGCCGACCCATACATCCACCATTGGTCATTCGCATGTGCTGGCACCTGAATGGCGCGCTATAGAGGCGGCGCATATTGTGGCGCAACGGCTTGTGCTCAAAGCCGCAAGCCGCTTACGGCGCAAAGCCTATCATGCGCGATTCCTCGATCTGTCGGTGCGTATCGAAAATGGCGCACGGGTTGCCTACCGCGCCGAGTTTCCACTCGCTGCTGACTCCATGCAGTTCATGCGGGCACTTGAGTGTTTATGGCGACAGCTTCTGCAGGAAATGAATCCAGCGCGACTCAAGAAAATTTCTGTCACGCTGCACGGTCTGCAAGCGGATACCGCCATTCAGCCTACCCTGTTCGATGCGATGGAGGCAGGCAATCCCCAACGCGCCGATCGCCTCGAAAGAGCGAGCAAGGCGATGGATAGGCTCAATGCCAAATTTGGGCGTGATACCGTGGCTATGGGCTTTTTACCTAAGACTTCCAGCCAGTTCTCGGGCACCAAGATCGCATTTTCCCGAGTCCCAGAGCTTGCCGAATTCCACGAATAG
- the murA gene encoding UDP-N-acetylglucosamine 1-carboxyvinyltransferase encodes MDKLRIIGGTELSGRIVIGGAKNAALPLMCAALLTSEKVTLENVPYLADVTTMAKLLMQHGVLLSMRDPATGLFADSSPTAGRYSRELTLQAKEITSITAPYDLVRTMRASILVLGPLLAREGRAKVSLPGGCAIGTRPIDMHLAAMEALGAKITLEEGYVLAEAPQGLKGAEVRFEKVSVGATENVLMAASLAQGTTVIYNAAREPEITDLADLLNAMGANIEGAGTETITVRGVSALSGTTHRVIADRIETGSYLAAVAMAGGELELVDARLDTLGNVVAAMEQVGVHVEQGDDVVRVWRNGAGLKPMAISTQPYPDFPTDMQAQMMTVLTQAEGDSPITETIFENRFMHVPELTRMGANISVNGNTATVHGRTKLKGAPVMATDLRASVSLVIAALGAEGETIVSRIYHLDRGYERLEEKLTLCGAKISRIR; translated from the coding sequence ATGGATAAATTACGCATTATCGGCGGTACGGAGCTTTCTGGACGCATTGTCATTGGTGGCGCGAAAAACGCGGCGCTGCCGCTTATGTGCGCCGCATTACTCACCAGTGAAAAGGTAACGCTGGAGAATGTGCCGTATCTGGCAGATGTCACGACCATGGCAAAGCTGCTGATGCAGCATGGCGTGCTACTCTCGATGCGCGACCCCGCAACGGGCTTGTTTGCGGATAGCAGCCCGACGGCTGGGCGCTATAGCCGTGAGCTGACGCTGCAGGCGAAAGAAATTACCAGCATCACCGCACCGTATGATTTGGTGCGCACCATGCGTGCGTCCATTCTCGTGCTTGGCCCACTGCTGGCGCGCGAAGGCCGCGCCAAGGTATCGTTGCCTGGCGGTTGTGCGATTGGCACACGCCCTATCGATATGCATTTAGCAGCGATGGAGGCACTAGGTGCCAAGATTACACTGGAAGAAGGTTATGTGTTAGCTGAAGCGCCTCAAGGATTGAAAGGTGCAGAAGTTCGATTTGAGAAAGTATCGGTCGGCGCGACAGAGAACGTGCTGATGGCTGCCTCGCTCGCACAAGGTACGACCGTGATTTACAATGCGGCACGTGAACCAGAAATTACCGACCTTGCTGATTTGCTCAACGCGATGGGTGCGAACATCGAAGGTGCGGGCACAGAAACCATTACCGTTCGTGGTGTTTCTGCGCTTTCAGGAACCACGCACCGCGTGATTGCCGACCGCATTGAGACAGGCAGCTATCTTGCTGCGGTGGCGATGGCGGGTGGCGAGCTGGAATTGGTGGATGCGCGCCTTGATACACTCGGCAATGTGGTTGCCGCGATGGAACAAGTAGGCGTGCATGTCGAACAAGGTGATGATGTTGTGCGTGTGTGGCGCAATGGCGCAGGCCTCAAGCCGATGGCCATTTCTACGCAGCCTTACCCTGATTTCCCCACCGACATGCAAGCGCAGATGATGACGGTGCTGACACAGGCCGAAGGCGATTCGCCCATCACTGAAACGATTTTTGAAAACCGTTTTATGCACGTGCCAGAGCTTACGCGCATGGGTGCAAATATCAGCGTAAACGGTAATACCGCTACGGTACATGGGCGCACCAAACTCAAAGGTGCACCCGTCATGGCAACGGATTTGCGTGCCTCGGTTTCACTGGTGATTGCCGCACTAGGTGCTGAGGGTGAAACCATTGTTAGCCGTATCTATCACCTTGATCGTGGCTATGAACGTCTGGAAGAAAAACTCACGCTGTGTGGCGCGAAGATAAGCAGGATCCGATGA
- a CDS encoding ATP phosphoribosyltransferase, producing MSLTFSQPTIFAIPKGRIFEELAPLFAKLGIKPEAKFFDENDRSLRFESNIKNLSFIRVRSFDVATFVAHGAAQLGVCGLDVMEEFNYPELYAPLDLGIGKCRLSVAEPKGLADNDDPTRWTHVKIATKYPSLTARHFAARGVQAECITLNGAMELAPAVGLSERIVDLVSSGATLKANGLVEIEKIMDISSRLIVNRTAYKTRNQEISAVIEAFKHGA from the coding sequence ATGAGTCTTACCTTTTCGCAACCCACCATTTTTGCAATTCCCAAAGGTCGAATCTTTGAGGAGTTGGCGCCGCTATTTGCAAAGCTTGGTATTAAGCCTGAAGCAAAATTCTTCGACGAGAATGATCGCTCGCTGCGTTTTGAATCGAACATTAAAAATCTTTCGTTCATTCGTGTGCGCAGCTTCGATGTTGCCACATTCGTTGCGCATGGCGCAGCACAGCTTGGCGTGTGCGGCTTGGATGTGATGGAAGAATTCAATTACCCAGAACTTTATGCGCCACTTGATTTGGGTATTGGTAAATGCCGCTTGAGTGTCGCTGAACCGAAAGGTCTGGCAGATAATGACGACCCCACACGCTGGACGCACGTAAAAATTGCTACCAAATATCCAAGCCTCACCGCTCGCCATTTCGCTGCGCGTGGCGTGCAGGCAGAATGCATCACGCTGAATGGCGCGATGGAGCTTGCGCCCGCAGTAGGGCTTAGTGAGCGGATTGTTGATTTGGTTTCAAGCGGCGCGACGCTGAAAGCAAACGGACTTGTCGAGATCGAAAAAATTATGGATATTTCGTCACGACTGATTGTCAATCGCACGGCTTACAAAACGCGTAACCAAGAAATCAGCGCAGTGATTGAGGCATTCAAACATGGTGCATAG
- the hisD gene encoding histidinol dehydrogenase — protein MVHRLTHKDTDKLRELLAARISGETNVTPVVRDIIAEIRRNGDTALISYTKRFDEVILSPGRLRFTKDEIAKATAECDKEVYAALELAAKRIRDYHEKQLPKDERYQDADGVTLGWKYSPLASVGLYVPGGKASYPSSVLMNAIPAKVAGVERLVMVVPTPTGKINPAVLAAAQIAGVDEIYRIGGAQAVAALAYGTETIQPVDKIVGPGNAYVAEAKRQVFGAVGIDTIAGPSEILVVADARNEPTWIAADLLSQAEHDEEAQAILITNDATFADAVAQEIEMLLAMLPRREITSVSWKNHGAIIVVDSFADALPLIDMIAPEHLELAIEDAEVFASKVKRAGAIFLGRHTPEAIGDYIAGPSHVLPTSRAARFSSGLSVFDFVTRTSIIGCSPVAAKALAEPAAILADCEGLPAHALSLRLRTK, from the coding sequence ATGGTGCATAGACTTACCCATAAAGATACCGATAAATTGCGCGAATTACTCGCAGCACGTATCAGTGGTGAGACAAATGTTACGCCCGTAGTGCGCGATATTATCGCAGAGATTCGCCGCAATGGTGACACAGCGCTCATCAGCTACACCAAGCGTTTTGACGAGGTGATTTTATCGCCAGGTCGCTTGCGCTTCACCAAAGATGAAATCGCCAAAGCGACGGCTGAGTGCGACAAAGAAGTTTATGCGGCGCTTGAGCTGGCAGCAAAACGCATTCGTGATTATCACGAAAAGCAGCTCCCCAAGGATGAGCGCTATCAGGACGCAGATGGCGTTACGCTGGGTTGGAAATATTCGCCGCTAGCTTCGGTGGGCCTTTACGTTCCGGGCGGAAAGGCTAGCTATCCATCCAGCGTCTTGATGAATGCGATTCCTGCAAAAGTGGCAGGTGTTGAACGCCTTGTTATGGTAGTGCCCACGCCTACTGGCAAAATCAATCCTGCGGTGTTGGCAGCAGCGCAAATTGCAGGTGTTGATGAGATTTACCGCATCGGTGGTGCGCAGGCAGTGGCGGCGCTCGCTTACGGTACAGAGACGATTCAGCCTGTCGATAAAATCGTCGGCCCAGGCAATGCCTATGTGGCGGAAGCTAAGCGTCAAGTCTTTGGCGCGGTGGGGATTGATACGATTGCGGGCCCTTCCGAGATTCTCGTGGTGGCCGATGCGCGCAACGAACCTACATGGATCGCGGCTGATTTGCTTTCGCAAGCGGAGCATGACGAAGAGGCGCAAGCCATTCTGATTACGAATGATGCCACGTTTGCTGACGCCGTCGCGCAAGAAATCGAGATGCTCTTAGCCATGCTGCCGCGTCGCGAAATCACCAGTGTTTCGTGGAAGAATCATGGAGCAATCATTGTGGTCGATTCCTTTGCCGATGCGCTGCCACTGATCGATATGATTGCACCTGAACATTTGGAACTTGCTATCGAGGACGCTGAGGTTTTTGCCAGCAAGGTAAAGCGCGCGGGGGCAATTTTCCTTGGGCGTCATACACCTGAAGCGATTGGCGATTATATTGCGGGCCCTTCACACGTATTGCCGACATCACGTGCGGCACGCTTCTCATCAGGCTTGTCGGTGTTTGATTTCGTCACCCGCACCAGCATCATTGGTTGCAGCCCTGTTGCTGCTAAAGCACTGGCCGAGCCTGCGGCGATTCTAGCAGACTGTGAAGGCCTGCCCGCACACGCACTTTCGTTGAGATTGCGCACCAAGTGA
- a CDS encoding UPF0262 family protein, which yields MARITKVTLDDASIIRRTPEVEHERRVAMADLVEDNRFALRSNGCEGPYELFISVRENRLTLRLTNPQSQGHDIVLPLAPFRGIIKDYFMICESYFEAIKHATSDKIQTIDMARRGVHNEGSEQLQSLLDDAAAIDFDTARRLFTLICVLHIK from the coding sequence ATGGCCCGCATTACCAAAGTCACCCTTGACGACGCCAGCATCATTCGTCGCACACCAGAAGTCGAACATGAACGGCGCGTGGCGATGGCAGATTTGGTCGAGGATAATCGCTTCGCGTTGCGCTCGAATGGGTGCGAAGGCCCTTACGAATTATTTATCAGTGTGCGCGAGAATCGCCTGACTTTGCGGCTGACCAATCCCCAGTCTCAGGGTCATGATATTGTGCTGCCACTGGCGCCGTTTCGCGGCATTATCAAAGACTATTTCATGATTTGCGAGAGTTACTTTGAGGCTATTAAACACGCCACTTCGGACAAAATCCAGACCATCGATATGGCACGTCGCGGCGTGCATAATGAAGGTTCTGAGCAGCTCCAATCGCTGCTGGATGATGCCGCAGCAATCGACTTTGATACGGCGCGCCGCCTTTTCACACTTATTTGCGTGTTGCACATTAAATAA
- the infA gene encoding translation initiation factor IF-1 translates to MAKEELLEFKGVVTEVLPNTMFKVTLENGHVVLAHASGSMRKNRIRVLAGDKVTVEMTPYDLSKGRIKFREK, encoded by the coding sequence ATGGCTAAAGAAGAACTCTTAGAATTCAAAGGCGTGGTCACGGAAGTGCTGCCCAATACCATGTTCAAGGTAACCCTTGAAAATGGCCACGTTGTGTTGGCGCATGCTTCGGGCTCGATGCGCAAAAACCGCATTCGCGTACTGGCGGGCGACAAGGTTACCGTTGAAATGACGCCGTATGATTTGTCCAAAGGACGAATCAAGTTCCGCGAGAAATAA
- the maf gene encoding septum formation protein Maf: MVSLILASASPRRLQLLAQIGIVPAKVIPADIDETPHKGELPLAYAKRLAREKADAVAGDFVLAADTVVACGRRILPKGENEAMARECLALLSNRRHKVITGVCVRRNGVSKVIAVTTLVQFSNVDIDAYIATGEWEGKAGGYAIQGAAAAFTKMIRGSFTNVVGLPLYEVAKLLR, encoded by the coding sequence ATCGTGTCGTTGATACTCGCATCTGCATCACCACGCAGATTGCAGCTACTCGCGCAGATCGGCATCGTACCCGCCAAAGTTATCCCCGCAGATATTGATGAGACACCCCACAAGGGCGAGCTGCCGCTTGCTTATGCCAAGCGTCTAGCCCGCGAAAAGGCGGATGCAGTAGCAGGCGACTTTGTTCTTGCGGCAGATACGGTGGTTGCCTGTGGTCGGCGTATTCTGCCTAAAGGTGAAAATGAGGCTATGGCACGCGAATGCCTCGCCTTGCTTTCCAATCGTCGTCACAAGGTTATTACAGGTGTTTGTGTGCGTAGAAACGGCGTGAGTAAGGTGATTGCTGTCACCACGCTTGTGCAGTTTAGCAATGTCGATATTGATGCGTATATCGCAACAGGTGAGTGGGAAGGTAAGGCGGGCGGCTATGCTATTCAGGGCGCTGCGGCAGCGTTCACGAAAATGATTCGCGGCTCTTTCACAAACGTCGTTGGGTTGCCGCTTTACGAAGTCGCAAAGCTACTCCGCTAA
- a CDS encoding HIT domain-containing protein yields the protein MAYDSNNIFARILGGEIPCNKVYEDVFALAFHDIAPAAPIHVLVVPKGDYESFADFVAKAGAKNVGQFFESVHKVVQQLGLKDFRIITNNGAVAGQSVFHFHVHILAGKSMSALLAE from the coding sequence ATGGCTTACGATAGCAATAATATCTTCGCGCGGATCCTAGGCGGTGAAATACCTTGCAATAAAGTGTATGAAGACGTTTTCGCGCTCGCCTTTCACGACATTGCACCTGCCGCACCCATACACGTATTGGTGGTGCCGAAGGGGGATTATGAATCCTTCGCAGATTTTGTTGCAAAAGCGGGTGCAAAAAATGTCGGCCAATTTTTTGAGTCCGTGCACAAAGTAGTGCAGCAATTAGGACTCAAAGACTTCCGCATCATCACCAATAATGGTGCAGTTGCTGGGCAGTCGGTATTCCATTTCCACGTGCATATTCTTGCAGGAAAATCGATGAGTGCCCTGTTAGCGGAGTAG
- a CDS encoding phosphoribosyl-ATP diphosphatase, which produces MQDSLYKLFNTIVARRNASPESSYVAKLMSKGIAHIAKKVGEEGVEVSIAATQNDKDATIRESADVLFHLMVLWAAMNITPEDIMKELERREGVSGIEEKNKRAQ; this is translated from the coding sequence ATGCAAGATTCACTTTACAAGCTCTTCAACACGATCGTTGCTCGGCGCAATGCTAGCCCAGAAAGCAGCTATGTTGCTAAGCTGATGAGCAAGGGCATCGCGCACATCGCCAAGAAAGTGGGTGAAGAGGGCGTTGAAGTATCAATCGCCGCGACGCAAAATGACAAGGATGCTACCATCCGCGAAAGTGCGGACGTGTTGTTTCATTTGATGGTGCTATGGGCCGCCATGAACATCACCCCCGAAGACATCATGAAAGAGCTCGAACGCCGCGAAGGTGTTAGTGGCATCGAAGAAAAAAACAAACGAGCGCAGTAA
- the hisF gene encoding imidazole glycerol phosphate synthase subunit HisF yields the protein MTFPVRIIPCLDVTGGRVVKGVNFVDLMDAGDPIEQAKLYDAQGADELCFLDITATSDNRGILYDMVDKVAQQCFMPFTVGGGVRELGDIRTLLLAGADKVSINSAAVKRPEFVKEAAEKFGAQCIVVAIDAKKVADGRWEIFTHGGRNPTGLDAVEWAKRMASSGAGELLVTSMDRDGTKDGYDVELIKRITSIVRVPVIASGGVGSLKDFAEGAKAGATGLLAASVFHFGQFKIADVKESLSNAAIAVRQ from the coding sequence ATGACGTTTCCTGTCAGAATCATTCCATGTCTAGACGTCACGGGTGGCCGCGTCGTCAAGGGTGTGAACTTTGTCGATTTGATGGATGCAGGCGATCCCATCGAGCAAGCCAAGCTCTACGATGCACAGGGAGCGGATGAGCTCTGCTTCCTCGACATTACCGCTACTTCCGATAATCGCGGCATTCTATACGACATGGTGGATAAGGTGGCGCAGCAATGTTTCATGCCCTTCACTGTGGGTGGTGGCGTGCGCGAGCTGGGCGATATTCGCACGCTATTATTGGCAGGTGCAGATAAAGTTTCCATCAACAGTGCGGCGGTCAAGCGTCCTGAGTTCGTCAAAGAAGCGGCCGAGAAATTTGGCGCGCAATGTATCGTCGTGGCAATTGATGCCAAGAAGGTTGCTGACGGAAGATGGGAAATCTTCACCCATGGTGGGCGCAACCCCACAGGGTTGGATGCGGTGGAATGGGCAAAAAGAATGGCCTCCTCAGGTGCGGGCGAATTGCTAGTCACCTCAATGGATAGGGACGGCACCAAAGACGGCTACGATGTCGAGCTCATCAAGCGTATCACTAGCATTGTGCGCGTACCAGTCATTGCCTCTGGCGGTGTTGGCAGTCTCAAAGATTTCGCAGAAGGCGCCAAAGCGGGCGCCACGGGTTTGCTTGCCGCAAGCGTCTTCCATTTTGGCCAATTCAAGATAGCCGATGTGAAAGAGTCTTTATCAAATGCTGCGATTGCGGTAAGGCAGTAA
- the hisA gene encoding 1-(5-phosphoribosyl)-5-[(5-phosphoribosylamino)methylideneamino]imidazole-4-carboxamide isomerase: MRLYPAIDLKDGKCVRLFKGDMAQATIYGENPAEQAAEFEAAGFKYLHVVDLNGAIEGQSVNKKPVEAMLERLTIPVQLGGGIRTRAQVEAWLEAGIARVILGTIALKNPSFVRELARAFPKQIVVGIDAKGGMVAVEGWVNTSQMRAVDLARAFEDAGVASIIYTDIGRDGTLSGPNLEETAALAKSVRIPVIVSGGVSGNHDIEAAAKMDCFEGIIIGKALYEKKIDLKALKIA; the protein is encoded by the coding sequence ATGAGACTCTACCCCGCCATTGATCTGAAAGACGGTAAATGCGTACGCCTATTCAAGGGTGATATGGCGCAGGCCACAATCTATGGCGAGAACCCTGCCGAACAAGCTGCCGAGTTTGAAGCTGCGGGCTTCAAATACCTTCACGTGGTAGATTTGAATGGCGCGATTGAGGGACAAAGCGTGAACAAAAAACCCGTCGAGGCGATGCTAGAGCGATTGACGATACCCGTGCAGCTTGGTGGCGGTATTCGCACCCGCGCACAAGTCGAGGCATGGTTGGAAGCAGGTATCGCGCGCGTCATACTCGGCACGATTGCGCTTAAGAATCCCTCGTTTGTTCGCGAATTAGCGCGCGCATTCCCAAAGCAAATCGTTGTCGGCATCGACGCGAAGGGCGGCATGGTGGCGGTTGAGGGCTGGGTGAACACGTCGCAAATGCGTGCAGTTGATTTAGCCCGCGCCTTCGAGGACGCAGGCGTTGCAAGTATCATCTACACCGACATCGGGCGTGACGGAACTTTGAGTGGCCCTAACTTGGAAGAAACCGCAGCGCTAGCCAAGTCCGTGCGTATTCCCGTGATTGTATCGGGCGGTGTGTCGGGCAATCACGATATTGAGGCTGCCGCAAAGATGGACTGCTTTGAAGGCATTATCATTGGCAAAGCGCTTTACGAAAAAAAGATTGATTTGAAAGCATTGAAAATCGCATGA
- a CDS encoding GNAT family N-acetyltransferase — MPISVEKITAFRGSDLSDLCQATEDAITDGIGFNWLTPPIRDVLEAYWKGVLVVPSRTLLGGRLDGTLAASIQLVRPSKSKETSAFSCEIEAHFVAPWARGHGLAKTLLEHAEREAAKDGFSMVRLSVRETQERALQIYRESGYTEWGRLPYYEFVNATMVAGHYFYKKLEPISGLV; from the coding sequence ATGCCCATTTCGGTTGAAAAAATAACAGCGTTTCGTGGCTCGGATTTGAGTGACCTTTGCCAAGCCACAGAAGATGCGATTACCGACGGTATCGGCTTCAATTGGCTTACACCGCCCATCCGCGATGTGCTGGAAGCGTATTGGAAAGGTGTACTAGTCGTACCTTCACGCACCTTGCTAGGCGGAAGACTGGACGGCACATTGGCAGCTTCCATCCAACTGGTGCGCCCTAGTAAGAGCAAAGAAACTTCTGCATTCTCCTGCGAGATTGAAGCGCATTTCGTCGCACCATGGGCACGCGGACATGGGTTGGCAAAAACACTGCTGGAGCATGCGGAACGCGAAGCCGCGAAAGATGGCTTCTCGATGGTTCGCCTCTCTGTGCGCGAAACGCAAGAGCGCGCGCTACAGATTTATCGTGAGTCTGGATACACGGAATGGGGCAGGCTGCCTTACTATGAATTCGTCAATGCCACGATGGTCGCTGGCCATTACTTCTATAAAAAACTCGAGCCTATATCTGGGCTGGTATGA
- the hisH gene encoding imidazole glycerol phosphate synthase subunit HisH, producing MKQILIIDCGAGNLHSVRKALAHVAPDDEVRITSDAAELATATHIVLPGVGAFADCMNGLKALPNMIAALEKHVRHGTTPFLGICVGMQMLFERGHEFGVHEGLGWFKGEVKPLTPADQNLRIPHMGWNKLRLKANHPLFSNIPQASHAYFVHSYHAVGAAPNDVLATVDYGGDVVAIIGRDHIVATQFHPEKSQRIGLELLTNFVRM from the coding sequence ATGAAACAGATCCTCATCATTGATTGCGGCGCAGGGAATTTACATTCTGTCCGCAAAGCCTTGGCACATGTTGCACCAGACGACGAGGTGCGCATCACCAGCGATGCCGCAGAGTTGGCAACGGCAACGCATATTGTGCTGCCAGGCGTTGGCGCATTTGCCGATTGTATGAATGGTTTGAAGGCCCTGCCAAATATGATTGCGGCGCTTGAAAAACACGTGCGCCACGGCACGACCCCTTTTCTGGGTATCTGTGTAGGCATGCAAATGCTGTTCGAGCGCGGCCACGAATTCGGTGTGCATGAGGGGCTTGGTTGGTTCAAAGGCGAAGTCAAACCACTTACCCCTGCGGATCAAAATCTACGCATTCCTCACATGGGGTGGAACAAGCTGCGCCTTAAGGCGAATCATCCGTTATTCAGTAACATTCCGCAGGCATCGCATGCCTATTTTGTGCATAGCTACCACGCGGTAGGTGCCGCACCAAACGATGTGCTGGCAACGGTTGACTATGGGGGTGATGTTGTGGCAATCATCGGCCGTGACCACATCGTCGCGACACAGTTCCACCCAGAAAAGAGCCAACGCATTGGCCTTGAGCTTCTAACCAATTTCGTGAGGATGTAA
- a CDS encoding DUF2628 domain-containing protein: MFNSIQLYEIYQHPNKPEEEATVLVRQGFSIFAFLFHGAWLLYQRLWLEAILFTVLLVASVMVGQKLGWSEVSIGIIQLALQCWLAANASEIRGAALERRGFILRDVSTGSNVLDAERRYYYSHEHA; encoded by the coding sequence ATGTTCAACTCTATTCAACTTTATGAAATCTATCAGCACCCGAACAAGCCAGAAGAAGAGGCCACCGTGCTTGTGCGCCAAGGCTTTTCGATATTCGCATTTTTGTTTCATGGTGCATGGTTGCTGTATCAGCGCTTGTGGCTAGAGGCGATATTATTCACCGTGTTGCTGGTTGCATCGGTTATGGTTGGCCAAAAGCTTGGGTGGTCTGAAGTGTCGATTGGTATCATCCAACTTGCTTTACAATGCTGGCTCGCTGCCAATGCTTCAGAAATTCGCGGCGCCGCACTGGAGCGCAGAGGCTTTATTTTGCGAGATGTCAGCACTGGTAGCAATGTGCTGGATGCAGAACGCCGTTATTATTACAGCCACGAACACGCATGA